In Acaryochloris marina S15, a single genomic region encodes these proteins:
- a CDS encoding NYN domain-containing protein → MAASSEQPILLVDGYNILGVWSQRQNGHASAEIFENIPELETARLHLADALANYSAFQGYQARLVFDAQNRQEKGICEPFTESLDLYYTDYGQTADTYIEMYCAKARSRLARIIVATSDRAQQLTVMGYGAEWMSALQLVKEMAATTTKIRSKQNAKKRSPSRLLAHSLDPEAKRKLEQLRWS, encoded by the coding sequence ATGGCGGCGTCTTCTGAGCAACCGATCTTATTAGTAGACGGTTACAACATCCTTGGTGTTTGGTCACAACGCCAGAACGGTCACGCTTCTGCTGAGATCTTTGAAAATATCCCAGAACTGGAAACCGCAAGACTTCACCTTGCAGATGCCCTTGCCAACTACAGCGCGTTTCAAGGATATCAGGCACGACTGGTTTTTGATGCCCAGAATCGGCAAGAGAAAGGAATCTGCGAACCTTTTACGGAATCCCTGGATCTCTACTACACCGACTATGGCCAAACAGCAGATACCTATATTGAGATGTACTGTGCCAAAGCTCGCTCTCGACTGGCTCGGATCATTGTGGCAACATCTGATCGAGCGCAACAGCTGACGGTGATGGGATATGGTGCGGAGTGGATGTCAGCCCTACAGCTCGTCAAGGAAATGGCGGCCACCACCACCAAAATTCGCTCTAAGCAAAATGCGAAGAAACGCTCACCCAGCCGCTTACTCGCTCACTCTCTGGACCCAGAAGCCAAACGTAAATTAGAGCAATTGCGCTGGAGCTGA
- a CDS encoding lipid-A-disaccharide synthase, whose product MAEVLADLVILTNGPGELSTWVRPVLQGLMMRPQFSRVSILLSPCPHAGGNEQTVAATFPGVDRVLGPEQFFPFLLWGKTPDAWKWHRQGVVVFLGGDQFYAVVIGKRLGYRIVTYAEWTPRWLPWIDHCGVAQSQILKKVPRRYRSKVTVVGNLMTDIQPSANSVSFLDQLGWPPGTEIVGLLPGSKPSKLRVGVPFCLGVADQLQQYRPQTQFIIPVAPGLSLATLSRYADSSDNPLISNYLGNTATLVQPDQGLPYLSTPQGTKVWLWLPNPAYDLLVHCQICLTTVGANTAELTALMVPMMVILPTQHLAGAPIGDGLLGLVARLPFVGEVINRYILPPGFKAWPNIWADQEIVPEWVGPLSPKSVAQYLQTVLASPSRLQAIKLSLRDVRGEVGAVSRFAQLVSATLAEEMPFEEYMTQNSP is encoded by the coding sequence ATGGCCGAAGTCTTGGCCGATCTTGTCATTCTCACCAATGGCCCTGGTGAACTTTCTACTTGGGTTCGACCCGTACTGCAAGGGTTAATGATGCGACCTCAGTTTAGTCGAGTGTCTATCTTGCTCTCTCCCTGTCCTCATGCTGGAGGTAATGAGCAGACTGTTGCAGCAACTTTCCCAGGGGTTGATCGGGTGTTAGGACCAGAACAGTTCTTTCCTTTTCTGCTCTGGGGAAAAACGCCCGATGCATGGAAGTGGCATCGACAAGGAGTGGTGGTTTTCTTAGGAGGCGATCAGTTCTATGCCGTAGTGATTGGCAAGCGGCTAGGCTATCGCATCGTTACCTATGCCGAATGGACTCCCCGCTGGTTACCTTGGATTGACCACTGTGGGGTGGCTCAGTCTCAAATTCTAAAAAAGGTCCCGCGTCGGTATCGTTCCAAGGTAACGGTGGTGGGTAATTTGATGACCGATATTCAACCGAGTGCCAATTCTGTCTCTTTTTTAGATCAGTTAGGGTGGCCTCCAGGAACGGAAATAGTCGGGCTATTGCCAGGTTCAAAGCCTTCCAAATTACGGGTGGGGGTGCCCTTCTGCTTGGGAGTGGCAGATCAGCTCCAGCAATATCGACCCCAAACACAGTTCATTATTCCCGTTGCTCCCGGTCTTTCCTTGGCAACCCTATCTCGCTATGCTGACTCCAGCGATAACCCTTTGATTTCGAACTATTTAGGAAATACTGCCACCTTAGTTCAACCAGACCAGGGGCTTCCCTATCTCTCCACGCCTCAGGGCACTAAAGTCTGGCTGTGGCTGCCCAACCCTGCCTATGATTTGCTAGTACATTGCCAAATTTGCCTGACCACTGTGGGTGCCAACACGGCTGAACTAACGGCTTTAATGGTGCCGATGATGGTGATTCTGCCAACCCAGCATCTGGCTGGGGCACCTATTGGGGATGGTTTGCTGGGGCTAGTGGCTCGCCTACCGTTTGTCGGAGAAGTGATTAACCGCTACATCCTGCCGCCAGGGTTTAAGGCTTGGCCTAATATTTGGGCAGATCAAGAGATTGTGCCGGAGTGGGTTGGGCCTTTATCTCCTAAATCCGTTGCTCAATACTTGCAGACCGTGTTAGCTTCTCCATCCCGTCTGCAAGCCATCAAATTGTCTTTGA